The Vitis riparia cultivar Riparia Gloire de Montpellier isolate 1030 chromosome 3, EGFV_Vit.rip_1.0, whole genome shotgun sequence genome segment acataaaatctaaaagtaaattatatttattattttattgttttttggtattttttttcctcgcTTTACAGTGATTGTAGACGACATAATGAATGATGCTCGTCTCAGCATTCTCAATCAATCccgtttttctttatttatattcattttattttgttacttGATATTGCAGCTAAAAAAGGGTggtttgaataaaataaatataaatatgaaatttgtctAACCACCAGTCACCCCACGGAAGCACGCTCCACCAACCACCCACCACCCACCGACCCAAGAGAGGCCATCTATTATCACTCTCCCAACCCTCCAAGTGCAAGCACTCCGATGGAAAGCACACCCGAACCCCCGTTCACCGCTCACCTTTCAACGAAAATCTATCGTCCCGTTGTTCATATATCCATCAGGGCGTGTTTCCAAACATCTAAGCCCCCACAGGTgaaagattttcctttttcatttttcccaaAAGCTGAAGCTGGTAGCGTCAATGGAGGTCAAAATACTGTCAAAGAAGCTCATAAAACCATCATCTCCAACACCATCCCACCTCAGGCACTTGACATTAACCCCAGTTGATCGACTTGCACCTCCAATCAAAGCATCTAATATTTTCTACTACCCTGCCAAAGGGAGCAACCCGGCGGTTGATGTTGAAAGACGGAATCATTTGGAGACATCTCTGTCAGAGACCTTGACTCGTTTTTACCCGCTAGCAGGAAGATACATCAGGGAGAGTCACTCAGTTGATTGTAATGATGAAGGGGTTGAATATTTGGAGGCCGAAGTGGAGGGTAAACTCAGTCGACTTCTAAGCAGGAGAAATGAGGTCATAGAGCAGGTGATTCATTTAGCAGGCGGAGAATTCACCAATTCGCTAGCTTCAGTTCAGGTCACCGTGTTTGCCTGCGGGGGAGTAACCATTGGAGTTCGCATTCGCCACAGCGTTGTTGATGGATTCACTGCTGCTCACTTCATTAGTGCTTGGGCGACTGCAAGCAGAGAAAGCATGGATAAAGTTATTTGGCCAAGTTTCGATTTGGCCTCTTTCTTGCCAGTAAAAGATTTACCTATGGTCAAGCCACGCCCTCCCCCTAAGATCTTTGGAGCTGATAAGGTCATGACCAGGAGGTTCATATTTGATGGGGCCAACATATCGTCCCTTAAAGCCGCAGCTTGCGATCCCAGCTTCAAACGGGAGCCTTCTCGGGTTGAGGCCGTTACAGCACTCATATGGAGAGCTCTCATGGTTGTAAGCCGAGCGAAACATGGACGCTTGAGGACTTCCCTGGCTTCCCATGCCATGAACTTGCGTGAAAAAATCGTTCCACCATTACCAGGCATTTGTTGTGGAAACCTCTACACAGAGGTGCCAGCCACATTTATGGCGGACAGTAGCAAAACCGAGCTGCCCAATTTGAAGGATTTGGTGGGTCTACTAAGGGAGGTAAAATTTAAAGAATCAGTGAGTCGCGAGGATGTGTTGTTGACTGTTATAAAATCGACGAACGAGTTACATGAAGCTTTGGGTAAAGAGGATGTAGATGTGTACAACTTCACCAGCTGGTGCAGGTTTCCTTTCTATGGGAATGATTTTGGTTGGGGAAAGCCTGCTTGGATGACTAGATGTCATACCCCTGTTGAAATGATCAGTCTGCAGGACACGGAATGTGGGGATGGAATTGAAGCTTGGGTGACCTTGGAAAAAAAAGACATGCTTCAATTCCAGCAAGATGGGGATATTGTGTCCTTCAGTTCCAATGGAGCTCCTTGAGTCCTTAACAATCAACTGGATTATCCTCTGGATGTTGGATTTTTCTATGTTCTTTAGCCTTCCAGTTTGATTCTCTGGTGTGCTAGCAGCTATGGCTAATAAGTCCAAGTCCCTGGAGCTTCATAAACCAAAGGCCTGTTTGTTTTCTTGTGTGAACTCttaattgactttaaattaaatgtCATGGTATTGTTgggtttttaatatttaatgtggtgtttatttttctaattaattctaaatagaaattaAGATCAACTAGTGCTTACGAGtgttaagttgtttattttttttaatactttatttttattaagtattaaggaatagaaaaaattaataggCTGACTTTACTTTAGTTATAATGgtttacttttaatattaaaaaatagtcaaATGTTTTAAGTTTTTCTATTCggtcaaaaaatttaaaaaataaataataagtcaataaaaattgaaaaaaataaactatctaaaatttaatagcaaattacttttaacaaaaggttaaaaaaataaacatcaactaagttttatattttttaaaatattttatctaaaacagggtattttaaaaaataattatacaaatatatataatgattaaaaataaatctctaagtattaaaattatttttaaaatatatttaaaaatatgttaaaaataattcaagtttttcAACAAACGTTTATTtcacaaaacatcataaaacggtttttaaaaactattctcaaaaacaggTAACAAACGGGGGTCTTAACCTCTAAATGTTGTAGCAAAATCTCATAATAAGACAATAAAGCTTCCTccttaaaattcattaaattttatgatactataaatatgttattgaaaataacatatCTATTTGTCTGGAAATGAAGAGAGGGGTTTTTCAatggttaatatatatataatatataactTAGAAATTAAAGatcattttataatataatttgaaggtttgatttaacaaaaaaaattctatcttttGTAATAGggcaaaattataaaatcatatatggGCATTAAAAGAATgcaaattaaaatttgaaatggtTTAGAAAACATACACGATTGTTTGATGATTGAAAACCAACACATCAACGAGAAAATCAAGCATAAGACCGTGGCAACCACCTAGCCTTTTGATTATCCTTAATTATCTCCTTGATGTGCTGGTTGGTTGGCTGCATTAATGTCTCTGGCATTCATGGTGAAGTCCCATGGCTGGTGAATGATCAATATAACAGAGCAAGTATAATTCAATGTATTGGTATGACCCCATTTGTTTGGATCATTCACAAAACTACTTAATGTGGGCCTCactaacaataaaagatatgaccCACCACCAATAATAACCATTTGAGATTTTTCatggtttgagaattttttttttctttttttaacaataaaaaccaTAATGAGATAGATATATGCCTGACCCACCACCACATTAAATTTGGAACCCTTACGAGAggaagttttattttattttaaaaattattattattattatttaaagtaagtaggaagaaattttttatttgaaaatttgaaaaatatagtaTCGTATAATAATTATTAGTGCGTTGAGAATATgagcaaccaaaaaaaaaaattctaacacaaaaacaatttctttaaccaaataataataatgataataataataacaattctATAAAATTTTCCACACCCTACTTTCtattaagttttataaaaacttaattttaatataaactgAACTCCTATTAGAATGATGATTTTAAACCTAAGAAGAGTCCAAAGTTTAAAATATCAGTAAATACGGATAAATCAGAAaaatattggtggatattttgacaaaaatatcgatgagatgaaaaattattcaaaattcacgaaaaatgcttgaaaaaactccaaaaaatgattaaaaaaaagtaagaatatgtatatatatattaaaattattttgtaagtgtaattgatataagtACGACTAAAGATAatgtttatcaaatttttataaaaaattagcttaaattcctttaatatatttatattcatttatttttcaaatttaaaaaatacttttattaaaacatattttattacattttaaataaaaaattaaattgattcatataaaatattttatttgagatttgatttctaaaaatttattacaaatatatggtgagaatttttctattaacattaatttatttaaataattaaaattattaataatttatcttatcaaattaattttaattataaaatattaggacatgaataatttttttatattgtagcaattttttagtaaaattatatttttaatattttaaaataaaaacatttaaaattaaataaaattaaactgataaataaaaaaattaagcatgaagtgatagtaattttttaaaataacattaatgagataaatataaaaagtaattaaaaataaaaaataatataaaataaaatgataatgtagatttaaaattaaaaaaaataaaaatcaataattaaaacaataaaaaaatgataaatatttttttaaaaaaatttaaaaatctctGATATTTCCCCGATATATTGTTGATATATCTCCAATATTTTGACAAGCTTCCTTCGTCGCTCCGCACGTTGCTCCACACTTGATTTTTCATCTTCAAACCGATATATCACCaatattaccaatatttttccGAAATTTCCACCAATAGATAATCAATGCTCAATATCATGTCGGGCATCATCGATATTCGATATGTAGGCGATATTTcgccaaaaaaaaatcaaacgtTTTAATCCTTGgaaaaatcaaactcaaataTTAATAACTCTCATATACTAAGAAAACATAGTCTTGGTTTAATTAGGATTCCTATATTGCATTCCTTAAACCAAACtcttcaaattttatcataccCATTgattttaacaaaaacaaaactcaagcataatatctttgttttttatcaattcatgaatatagtgaaattttatttcaatgtgTTTGCTTGATCCATGCAAATTTGAATTCTTGGTCAATGTGATTGTTGATTTATTGTCACGAAAAATCTTTGTGGGAGCTTCTTGAGTATGCTTTAAGTCAGAAAGCATACCACTTGTGTGACACCACTACTAACTACAATATACTTGGCTTTTGTTGTTGACAAAGCAACTATTTATTGTTTCTTTGATGACCAAGAAAAAACTCTCAAACCAAGAttaaatccataatttgaagtgttttttatttctctacATCACTTGTTCAATAATTATTTGTCTATCCTACAAGCTCAATCTTATTATTATGCATATAAATTATACCATCGTTTTTTGTTCCTTTAACGTATCGTGGGATAAACTTTATTGCTTGCGAGTGAGACTGGTGTTGGAGACTCCATGAATCTGCTTACAAATCCAACTCCAATTACAATATTTGGTCTTGTAAAAGTTAAATATCATAAACTCTCaatattcttttgaaatttgTAAGATCAACCAACTCACTTGTAtacttcttttgaaaaataaagataCCTTATCTACAAGAATTACTTCAATCCTAAGAAAATAAGACATC includes the following:
- the LOC117910829 gene encoding acetyl-CoA-benzylalcohol acetyltransferase-like, yielding MEVKILSKKLIKPSSPTPSHLRHLTLTPVDRLAPPIKASNIFYYPAKGSNPAVDVERRNHLETSLSETLTRFYPLAGRYIRESHSVDCNDEGVEYLEAEVEGKLSRLLSRRNEVIEQVIHLAGGEFTNSLASVQVTVFACGGVTIGVRIRHSVVDGFTAAHFISAWATASRESMDKVIWPSFDLASFLPVKDLPMVKPRPPPKIFGADKVMTRRFIFDGANISSLKAAACDPSFKREPSRVEAVTALIWRALMVVSRAKHGRLRTSLASHAMNLREKIVPPLPGICCGNLYTEVPATFMADSSKTELPNLKDLVGLLREVKFKESVSREDVLLTVIKSTNELHEALGKEDVDVYNFTSWCRFPFYGNDFGWGKPAWMTRCHTPVEMISLQDTECGDGIEAWVTLEKKDMLQFQQDGDIVSFSSNGAP